Proteins encoded by one window of Arachis ipaensis cultivar K30076 chromosome B04, Araip1.1, whole genome shotgun sequence:
- the LOC107639576 gene encoding protein tesmin/TSO1-like CXC 3 — protein sequence MPWIGLLDFQQRFLVVANGLAAGYSLIQGLRCVVSLVRGSVLFSKPLAWAIFSADQNDPNKTPALSRHKRGCNCKKSFCQKKYCKCFQAGVGCSINCRCDTCKNTFGRKDGVETQPEVEIEACGKEFVENTSRKIEIQNSHGMSSSLNFPLESKMFGTLCSQLLEHSQTVSHHETTGGRGRSG from the exons ATGCCATGGATTGGACTCCTGGATTTCCAACAAAG ATTCTTGGTAGTTGCTAATGGTTTGGCTGCTGGATACTCTTTGATTCAAGGACTTCGTTGTGTTGTGAGTTTGGTTAGGGGAAGTGTTCTCTTCAGCAAGCCCTTAGCTTGGGCCATTTTCTCTGCTGATCAG AATGACCCAAACAAAACTCCAGCACTATCACGCCACAAGAGAGGATGTAACTGTAAGAAATCATTCTGCCAAAAGAAATACTGTAAATGCTTTCAG GCTGGTGTTGGATGTTCCATAAACTGTAGATGTGACACGTGTAAGAACACGTTTGGTAGAAAGGATG GAGTAGAAACCCAACCAGAAGTAGAAATAGAGGCCTGTGGTAAAGAGTTTGTTGAAAATACATCACGGAAAATTGAAATTCAGAACTCCCACGGGATGTCTAG TTCATTGAATTTTCCGTTAGAGAGTAAGATGTTTGGGACTCTTTGCTCTCAGCTACTTGAGCATTCTCAAACTGTTTCACACCACGAAACGACTGGAGGCAGAGGCAGAAGTGGATAG